The segment CGAAAACGTGCCGCTCTGATTGGAACGTTCCGCCCGCGGCAACGTTTACCCATGGATAGCCAAAGGCTTCGCCGCGGTCGATTCAAGCAAGACTTTGGACTAACAGCGCCGGAACATCATCGCTGGAAGATCGGCAAATAGCCGTAATCCAGCTGCAAAATTATCAGATTGATGCTGGTCGGATACACCTGTCCCATATCAGCCGAAACCCAGCTACCATCGTCTTTTTGTTTTCGCAGCAGACGTTTGTAGATTTGATCGCGAAACGGATCCCACACCGACGGGCCTTGGCGGTAGACGACCTGTGAGTAATACAGATAGGTATAGTGCCACCAGCTCTCCATCTTTTTGGAACCGACGTCATGCATGTGCTTTTTGCAGTAAGCCCACATCGGTGCAATGTGCTTGCTTTGATAATCGCCGGCATTGAAAAGCGCTGCCAACGCAGCAGCCGTGATTGCGGGTCGTGAGTCACCGCCGCGGGAACCGATCGAGTACTTGATTCCGCCATCTGAATTCTGGCATTTGTAGATGTATCGCTTGGCTTTCTCGATCGCCAGCTTGGGCACCACGATCCCGGCATTGCGACACCCGCGTAACCCCTGCACCTGAGTGATCGTCGTTGAACCTTCATCGAAGTTGTCTCCGCTAACGTAACCCCAACCGCCGTCCTTGGTTTGGGCGTTGACGCTGAACTTGACAGCCCGCTCGAGAACGTCGACAAGTTCTTCGCGTCGATCGATGTCTTCTTCTTCACCGAGCACCTGCGAAAGAAAGAGCATCGCGAATCCGTGGCCGTACGTGTAGCGTTGCTCGGAAGTGGCCCCAATCAGGCCGTTGCGGCGACATTTGCTTAGCAGAAAATCGACGCAGTAGCGGATCGCTTTGGCGTACGGGCCTTGCGTCGTTGTCGAGCCGCTGCAAATCAGGGCAGTTCCGGCCAGGGAGGTGATTGCTGTCTGGTGGCTCTCGTCAGCCCAGCCTCCAACGCGGCTCTGTTTGCTGACCAGAAACTCAAGCCCGCGGTCGATCGCCAGCTGGACTTTGTCAGCCGCAGGAAAGCAGGCTGCAGTTGCGTGCTTCGATGGAAGCAAAGATGAAACCCTGACAGCGACGGAAGAAGCGAGCCCAATCTTGAGTATCGCTCGCCGGTCCATCGATTCGGTTCCTTGTGTTTCTACACTTGCTGTCGGAACGTTGTCCAGCTCATCGCGGCCAACACACCCGACACGATAACAAAGACGATGTCGATGATCATCCCCGGGGCGTATTTGAAAGGCGCCAGCTTTGTCTGTCCGCTCAGTCCCAAGATCAAATCGGCGGCGAACATGATAAAGATGACCACGGCAATGGAGAGTGCAATGATGCAAAGGCCTTTCTGCACAGTTTTTCCTTCGTCGAGTGGACAATTTGGGTTGGTGAAAGCCGGGAAAGGGTACCAGAATTGACGAGTCGCCGCTGCAACTGGTTCCTGGGAATCCCGTTTCGACAGTATAATTGCGATAAATCGGGTGTCACCACGCCAAATTTCACTTTGTTTCGCCGTTACCGAACGTAGGGGCGGAGCTTGGCGGTTATCCTGGATGCACCGCCAAAATTCGGAATTCCCGGGGTCCTATCTTGAAACTTGCCGTCTACACAGGGTCGTTCGATCCCATCACGCTTGGACATCTCAACGTCATCGAGCGGTCCAGCCGAATCTCTGACAAGCTGATCGTCGGCATCGGAGTCAACGTCGAAAAGCAGGGCCTGTTCAATCCCGACGAACGCATCGACCTGGCCGAACGGGTCACCAGTCACCTGGACAACGTCGAAGTCCGTGCCTTCGAAGGGCTGGCCGTGGACTTTGTCGAAAGCGTCGGGGCGAAAGTCATGATTCGTGGCGTTCGTCCGATGACCGACACCGCGGGTGAGTTCACGATGATGATGGCGAACCGAAAACTGAACCCGAATCTGGAAACCGTTTTTCTGATGGCGGACGGGCAGTTCGCCCACGTGTCCAGTTCTTTGATCAAGCAACTGACTCCTTTGGCAACGGACCAACAATTGGCTGAGTTTGTGCCAGTGCCCATCATCGCCGAATTGAGAAGTAAGCTTGCCAGCCGGGAGTGAGCCAGGCTAAAAATAGAGCCTCACCTCTTTGCCCTCGCTTCTTGTTGCTTTTGTTTCAACGTCTCAAAGGAGTCGGCATGCCCAGGCACCGCAATTTTCAATTTCAGTACGCTTCGTGCGAGCCCCGCCAATTGCTCGCAACCATCTCGCTCAACGGAAGCGAACTTTTGCTCGGCGGCGATTCTACCGCAGACGTTGCTTCGATTTCGGTTTCCGGCAATCAGGTTTCGGCGTCGCTAACCGGAGCCCAAACGATGTCGTTCGATGTTGCCGATGTCGAGTCCATTCGTTTTGTCGGTCTTGGCGGCGACGATCGATTCACTAACAACACTTCGATCCCTTCCTTCGCATTTGGTCAGGACGGCGACGACGTTCTGATTGGCGGCAGCGGCAACGATCGCCTGATCGGCGGTTCTGGAAACGACATGCTGACCGGGAACGATGGGGATGACGAAATTCGCGGCGGCGCCGACGGAACCAAGGTCATCGAAGGCGGGGCAGGAGACGACCGGCTTTTCGGTGGAACCGGTACTAACACGATTCGTGGCGAAGATGGAAACGACACGATCTACGGAGGCGACTCGATCGATTCGGTGTACGGCGGCAACGGCGATGACTTGCTTTATCCCGGACACGGCAACAACTATGTCGAAGGCGGGGCAGGGGACGACCGGGTTACGTCGGGACGCGATATCGACGAAGTCTTCGGAGGCAACGGTGACGATCTGCTATTCACCGGAGAGGGCGACGACGTCGTCGACGGCGGTGCGGGCGATGACTGGATTGGAACCAACGACGGCAACGATGTCATCATGGGCGGAACCGGAGCAGATCGGCTTCGTGGCGGCGACGGCGATGATCGGATCGAAGCTGGAGCAGGCGTTTCTGCCGGAAAGTTTAACGTCCAATCTCTGCGCGGCGGCGAAGGCGATGACGTGATTGTCGGTAGCGATCAGGTCGACTTCACTTACGGAGACGGTGGCGATGATGAAATTACGCTGCTTGGCGGTGACGACACGGCCTTCGGCGGCGCCGGGGACGACACGATCAAGTTGGGAAACGGATTCGACAAAGCTGAAGGCGGCGACGGCGAGGACAGGATCGAAGGCGGCGCTGGCAACGACGAACTCAACGGCGGTGCCGACGATGACCGATTGATCGGAGGAACGGGCGTCGATACCGCGGTCTATATCTTTAATCAGTCGCGTTATCGAATCGCCGGTAGCGACCTGTTCGTTCGCGACATGGTCGGCACTGATGGCACGGACGATGTCGATCAGATTGAGGAACTCGCTTTCGCGAGCGGAATCATTGCGGCGGAATCCCAAATCGAAGAAGTTGTTGCCGTCCAGCCGATTATCGTTTCCAACTCCAATGGCTCCAACACGGCCGAGTACTTCGGAACCGCGGCACAGGAAGCCGAAATCAAGACATGGATCAATGACATCTGGTATCAGGCTCGCATTCAGGTGAATTGGCGAACTCCGAACACCTGGAACAATACGTTTGCCAACGTCGGCAGCGGCGGGACTCGTCCTTTCAACGACGCGTTCGAAATTTTTGACCGGGGAGACGCGGCAGGAGTCGGCAACACAAATTCACTCAACATCATGATGTATTTTGTGGAAATCGTACCAGGCAGCGCGAACCTGAATGAAAACACAACAAACGGCGTTTCGGTCGACGGTAGTAATGGTGTCACTTTTCAAGTTGGCGACAACTTGCCTGGCTTCGATGACGGACGCATGGCAATCGCTCGTGTTGCATCGCATGAAATCGCCCACAACCTTGGACTGGAGCACGTTTCGGGCAATGGCACGAACCTTATGAACTTTCCGAACATCACCAACGACCGAATCACAAATGCTCAAGCAGCACAGTTGATCTCAAGTAGATTCTCGCGATAGGCCGGCAGCCTGCAAAGCTGCATTGGGTTATGCATCCAGCGTGGCTTTGCTGTTGCCAAATTCTTCGGCTTCGACGCCAAGTCGCTGCAACATGGTCAGGTACAGATTCGAAAGCGGCGCCTCTTCGTGCTGCATTTCGCTTCGCCACCCTTTGTCTGTCGAGATGCCTGCGTTTTCCTGATGATCTGCGTCGCCGGTTCCAAACTGCCGGTACTGGCCGTGGCTGAATCCGAGATTGGATCCACCGGAAAGAATCAACGGGTAATTGCGCGAAAGATGAAATGAACTCGATGCCGAACCATAAAACGCCAGCGTATTGTCCAGCATCGACCCGCTGCCATCGATTTCCGGGGTTGCTTTCAGGCGAGTCAAAAATCGGGCATACTCTTCGGCCAGAAATCGGCAGTACTTTCCAAAGTTTTCCCAACCTCCAGGCTTTTTGGTTTCATGTGAAAGCTGGTGCGTCTGGCGGAAGCCAATGGCTCTGGCAAGGTAGTCGCTCACACCGACACCATTCTCACGACCAAGTTGATAGGTCACGACCCGCGTTGAATCTGTTTTGAACGCAAGAAAAATCAGCTCGAACATTGTTCGCAAATAGTTGCGCGGATCTTCCGGGTTTACTTCCAGATTCAGGTGGTCCACATTGACGACCGGCAGCGGAACTTCCAGCCACTGCTTTGCCTTTTCAACTCGAAGTTCCGTTTCACGCACTGACTGAAGATAGTCATCCAAAGTCTTCTGATCCTGATTGGAGAGCCGCGCGCGAAGCGACCTGGCATCGCCCATTAAATCATCAAGAGCCGACTTGCTTAGTGCCAGACGTCTTGCCGCCTCTTTGTCGTTCTTGACAAACAGACTGTCAAAAATTCTCTTCGGCCTGTTCTCCGCAGGAATCGGGCGACCATTGCGATTGAACGACATCGTTTGAGCACCGCGTGGCGATCCTGTGCCTCCGTCGGTCGACAACACCAGCGACGAATATCGCGTGTGCTGGCCTACATGCTGTGCATACGCCTGATCCAGCGAAATGCTGTTCTGGTAGTCACCTGAACCGCCGGTGTTGGCTCCTGTCAAAAACTGATCTGCATTGGAGTGACCATGAACATCGCGAGCAAAAGGGTGAGACAGTCCGCTAAAAACCGTCAAGTCATCCCTGAGCGGCTCAAGCGGATCGAGGCATTTCGTGAATTTGAAATCCTTGCCCGAGCCATGAGGAAACCAGCTCCAGTCCTTGAAAGCCGGATCTTCTTTAAGCGGCATGGGAACGCCGTCGGGCATGTAGAAGCAGGCGAGACGCTTCGGAGCTTCCGGTTGCTTCGGCGATACACCTGCCAGCGAATAAGTTTCGAACCACGGTAGCGCCAACGCAAATCCGCTCGTCCCACGAATGAAAGATCTTCGATTGATTCGATGCATGTTGTTGCTTTCAAGAATAACTTCTGGTTCGTTAAGAGCTGAATTGGCGGTGCCGCCCTTTAAACACTGGACGTGAGCACGGCACTCAGCATTCGACTCTTCGCAAATTTATCGTTCAGCTTTGGCGGTCACTGGTTTGCGCGGAAAAGGTCGCTGGTCACGGCGAGTCGAATCAGAGCCTTCAGGCCATCACCGCTTTTTCTCAAGTCAGAAGCAATGGACTCAATGGAAGAACGATCAGAAAAACCCAGCGGACGACCCAGGCCGTACGAGACCATTTTGCTTACCATCGCCGTCACAAATTGATCCTGTCGATTCTCAAGCAGGTATCGTTTGAGACCGTCGACGCCGTCCAGCTCTTCCTGATTGAACAGTTTGCTTGACGCATCTACCGGCTTTTCACCGATCGTTTCCCGCCAGCGTCCGACCGCGTCGTAGTTTTCAAAAGCAATCCCCCACGGATCGATCCGTGCATGGCAAGACTTGCACGCGACGTCACTGCGATGATCTTCCAGACGTTCCTTGAGAGTCATTTTCAGGACCTCCGGATCAGCCAGATCGATCTCGGGGACAGCCGGAGGAGGTGGTGGAGGGGGGTCGTGCAGGATTTTGTCCAACAGCCAGATGCCTCGCTTGAGCGGATTGGAATCTTTCCCGTCCGAGTTCATGGCCAGCAGACCGGCCTGTGTCAAAAGTCCGCCACGCTGTTGTTCAGGGCCAAAGCGAACTCTCTGAAACTCGTTGCCCGAAATTCCCTCGATGTCGTAATGTCTGGCAAGCCTCTGATTGGCAAACGTGTAGTCCGCGTGAAGGAAATCGATAATGCTTTTGTTCTCACCAAGAACATGGCGAAACATCTCGATAGGCTCACGCTTCATGGCGTCGATTGCTGCCGCATCAACATCGCCATAGGTTTTCCTGTCAACGTCCAGATAGTCAAGCAGTCCCAGGCCCAACCACTGACGTACGAAGTGTTTCGAGAACCTTTCGCTTTTCGGATCAGCCAACATACGATCGACCTGTTGAAGCAGGACATGTTCTTCGGCCAGCTCACCACTTGCCGCCAGATCCATCAACTCCCTGTCTGGAATGCTGCACCAGAGAAACATCGATAGTTTTGAAGCAAGTTCGAATCGACTGGGTTGGCTGGATTGGCTGAGTTGGCTGAGTTGGCTGGGCTGTTCGGTAGCATCGGGCAACCCGACGTAGATAAAATTCGGCGATGAGAGCACCGTCGCGAGGACTTCAACCATCGCTTCCTGATTGTCATCGCAGGTCGGAAGGATCGCCTGAAACAGCTCAAGCTTTCGATTCACTTCTTCGTCTGTCACAGAGCGGCGCCAGGCGCGAGACATGAAAGGCTCAAGAATACGTTTGGCCGCTGCTACGACATTTCCCGTTTCGATGTCTTCCGGGAAAATCCCCAAATGGGAATTCGGCGGCCACTGTGCGTACCAGGGAGCAACCACTTCGATGGCTTCAACCTCAATCGAACCGGCCCACCAGTATCCTGTCTGATTCCTGAGGATGACATATTCAGTCGGGTTTGGCTGTGCTCCCATCCTGGAGCTGCGATAGGCATTCCGTGGGACTTCGCCCAAATGAATGTCCCATTCATACCAGGTTGAATCTTCGTTGGCGACAGTGCGGGCCGAACCCACCGGAAAGTTGGTGTGCGAGTTGTTGCTGGGCTGAAAACCGAAGTTGACTCGCAGTTCCGGCAGCGCCGATTCCCCCGCCGGAGTATTGTCATGCGGAACGCGTTTGGCTTTGACTCGCAACTTCATCGTTCCTGAAGCCGGCAGGTAATTGCCAAGGTCGAAATTGTGGCGGGCGTTTGGTGGAATGATCAGGGCATATTCGCTTGCTGCATCCTCGATCGGTTCCTGAACCTCTTTCTCTTCAGGTTTCAAACTGTAGCGAGCACCGTGATAGCGGTAGCTGGTGAGCAATCGATCTCCATTCGCATTCAGCAAATGGGTATTGCTGTTGCGGGCCTTGAAATGTTTCTGGTGAAGCTTGGCCAGCTGTTCTTTTGCGTCTTCAGGTTTTGTGTTTCGCGTTTCATGCGTGGCCTCGAGTTTTTGTTTCGCTTCTTCGTAGTCGCGAATCATCAGATCGGCCACGTCATCCATCGAGATTCGATACTGGATCGGTTTCGGCCGTTCGCCACGAACCGTTGCCTTGACCAGCGCTTTCCGGGCGAGCTCACGGTAGATCCCGAGTTGGGTCGTAGATATTTGCAGCATGTCCGCGCTGTTGAGAAAGCCATCTGGTGAAGGAGTTTCAGGTGGCAGGTCTCGACCAAAGTCGTAAGGCAGTCCCAGCAAATCCTGCAAGGCGTATGAATACTCGTATCGCGTCATGCGCCGAAACGAGGAGTGTTTTTTCTGACTACGACGAACGTTGGAAGCGACCTGAATCTCCATTGAAAGCCAATCGATGATTTTCGCACGTTCAATATCACTCAACTGGACTTCGGCATCTGCCGGAGGCATTTCTGCATTGCTCAGAACTTTCTGAACTTCCGTCCACCACTTCTCGTCGTCTCCCGCCACGAGATCTGGGTTAAGCTGATCGGTGCGAAAGTCAGCTTCCTGTTCTTCTTCACCGTGGCATGATTCGCATGCGTTCTGCAGAAGAGGCTCAATCGATTTCCGGTAAGTCTTCAGATCGGTAGCTTTGCGAACCGAGGGAGTCGCGTTGCTGACTGGCTTACCCTTGAATCGAGACCGTAACGCGCCAGATTGTTTGGCATCTGCAAGCGAGTGAGAAGTTGGAGATGTCGGTTTTTCCTGAGCCAGCGATGCTGCAGACAACATGAAGTATGCGAGTAAAAGCAAGACGCTGGATTTAAATTTCATCAGGTGCAGGATCAGGAGAAGGCTCGT is part of the Mariniblastus fucicola genome and harbors:
- a CDS encoding calcium-binding protein produces the protein MLATISLNGSELLLGGDSTADVASISVSGNQVSASLTGAQTMSFDVADVESIRFVGLGGDDRFTNNTSIPSFAFGQDGDDVLIGGSGNDRLIGGSGNDMLTGNDGDDEIRGGADGTKVIEGGAGDDRLFGGTGTNTIRGEDGNDTIYGGDSIDSVYGGNGDDLLYPGHGNNYVEGGAGDDRVTSGRDIDEVFGGNGDDLLFTGEGDDVVDGGAGDDWIGTNDGNDVIMGGTGADRLRGGDGDDRIEAGAGVSAGKFNVQSLRGGEGDDVIVGSDQVDFTYGDGGDDEITLLGGDDTAFGGAGDDTIKLGNGFDKAEGGDGEDRIEGGAGNDELNGGADDDRLIGGTGVDTAVYIFNQSRYRIAGSDLFVRDMVGTDGTDDVDQIEELAFASGIIAAESQIEEVVAVQPIIVSNSNGSNTAEYFGTAAQEAEIKTWINDIWYQARIQVNWRTPNTWNNTFANVGSGGTRPFNDAFEIFDRGDAAGVGNTNSLNIMMYFVEIVPGSANLNENTTNGVSVDGSNGVTFQVGDNLPGFDDGRMAIARVASHEIAHNLGLEHVSGNGTNLMNFPNITNDRITNAQAAQLISSRFSR
- a CDS encoding prenyltransferase/squalene oxidase repeat-containing protein — protein: MDRRAILKIGLASSVAVRVSSLLPSKHATAACFPAADKVQLAIDRGLEFLVSKQSRVGGWADESHQTAITSLAGTALICSGSTTTQGPYAKAIRYCVDFLLSKCRRNGLIGATSEQRYTYGHGFAMLFLSQVLGEEEDIDRREELVDVLERAVKFSVNAQTKDGGWGYVSGDNFDEGSTTITQVQGLRGCRNAGIVVPKLAIEKAKRYIYKCQNSDGGIKYSIGSRGGDSRPAITAAALAALFNAGDYQSKHIAPMWAYCKKHMHDVGSKKMESWWHYTYLYYSQVVYRQGPSVWDPFRDQIYKRLLRKQKDDGSWVSADMGQVYPTSINLIILQLDYGYLPIFQR
- a CDS encoding DUF1592 domain-containing protein, whose translation is MKFKSSVLLLLAYFMLSAASLAQEKPTSPTSHSLADAKQSGALRSRFKGKPVSNATPSVRKATDLKTYRKSIEPLLQNACESCHGEEEQEADFRTDQLNPDLVAGDDEKWWTEVQKVLSNAEMPPADAEVQLSDIERAKIIDWLSMEIQVASNVRRSQKKHSSFRRMTRYEYSYALQDLLGLPYDFGRDLPPETPSPDGFLNSADMLQISTTQLGIYRELARKALVKATVRGERPKPIQYRISMDDVADLMIRDYEEAKQKLEATHETRNTKPEDAKEQLAKLHQKHFKARNSNTHLLNANGDRLLTSYRYHGARYSLKPEEKEVQEPIEDAASEYALIIPPNARHNFDLGNYLPASGTMKLRVKAKRVPHDNTPAGESALPELRVNFGFQPSNNSHTNFPVGSARTVANEDSTWYEWDIHLGEVPRNAYRSSRMGAQPNPTEYVILRNQTGYWWAGSIEVEAIEVVAPWYAQWPPNSHLGIFPEDIETGNVVAAAKRILEPFMSRAWRRSVTDEEVNRKLELFQAILPTCDDNQEAMVEVLATVLSSPNFIYVGLPDATEQPSQLSQLSQSSQPSRFELASKLSMFLWCSIPDRELMDLAASGELAEEHVLLQQVDRMLADPKSERFSKHFVRQWLGLGLLDYLDVDRKTYGDVDAAAIDAMKREPIEMFRHVLGENKSIIDFLHADYTFANQRLARHYDIEGISGNEFQRVRFGPEQQRGGLLTQAGLLAMNSDGKDSNPLKRGIWLLDKILHDPPPPPPPAVPEIDLADPEVLKMTLKERLEDHRSDVACKSCHARIDPWGIAFENYDAVGRWRETIGEKPVDASSKLFNQEELDGVDGLKRYLLENRQDQFVTAMVSKMVSYGLGRPLGFSDRSSIESIASDLRKSGDGLKALIRLAVTSDLFRANQ
- the coaD gene encoding pantetheine-phosphate adenylyltransferase, with the protein product MKLAVYTGSFDPITLGHLNVIERSSRISDKLIVGIGVNVEKQGLFNPDERIDLAERVTSHLDNVEVRAFEGLAVDFVESVGAKVMIRGVRPMTDTAGEFTMMMANRKLNPNLETVFLMADGQFAHVSSSLIKQLTPLATDQQLAEFVPVPIIAELRSKLASRE
- a CDS encoding DUF1552 domain-containing protein; translated protein: MHRINRRSFIRGTSGFALALPWFETYSLAGVSPKQPEAPKRLACFYMPDGVPMPLKEDPAFKDWSWFPHGSGKDFKFTKCLDPLEPLRDDLTVFSGLSHPFARDVHGHSNADQFLTGANTGGSGDYQNSISLDQAYAQHVGQHTRYSSLVLSTDGGTGSPRGAQTMSFNRNGRPIPAENRPKRIFDSLFVKNDKEAARRLALSKSALDDLMGDARSLRARLSNQDQKTLDDYLQSVRETELRVEKAKQWLEVPLPVVNVDHLNLEVNPEDPRNYLRTMFELIFLAFKTDSTRVVTYQLGRENGVGVSDYLARAIGFRQTHQLSHETKKPGGWENFGKYCRFLAEEYARFLTRLKATPEIDGSGSMLDNTLAFYGSASSSFHLSRNYPLILSGGSNLGFSHGQYRQFGTGDADHQENAGISTDKGWRSEMQHEEAPLSNLYLTMLQRLGVEAEEFGNSKATLDA